In Hoeflea ulvae, one genomic interval encodes:
- a CDS encoding CTP synthase gives MARYVFITGGVVSSLGKGIASAALGAVLQARGYRVRLRKLDPYLNVDPGTMSPTQHGEVFVTDDGAETDLDLGHYERFTGRSAVQSDNITTGRIYKDIIDKERRGDYLGATVQVIPHVTNEIKNFVLEGNEDYDFVLCEIGGTVGDIEAMPFIEAIRQLGNDLPRGNAVYVHLTLMPWIAAAGELKTKPTQHSVKELQAMGIAPDILLVRADREIPPEERRKLSQFCNVRPSAVIQALDVPSIYDVPIAYHKEGLDTEVLAAFGIDPAPAPRMGAWETVSERIHNPEGEVTIAIVGKYTGLKDAYKSLIEALYHGGIANRVKVKLEWIESEIFEKEDPSPWLEKVNGILVPGGFGERGAEGKIAAARFARERKVPYFGICYGMQMAVLDAARNLAGIEDAMSSEFDRKSGTHVVGIMTEWLKGNQLEKRAANGDLGGTMRLGAYPHPLKSGSLIAGIYGSNEVSERHRHRYEVNIAFREQLEAAGLVFSGISPDGLLPETIEYPQDVHPWFIGVQYHPELKSRPLEPHPLFASFIEAALEQSRLV, from the coding sequence ATGGCGCGATATGTTTTCATAACCGGCGGCGTGGTCTCCTCGCTTGGCAAGGGCATTGCCTCAGCCGCCCTAGGTGCAGTCCTGCAGGCCCGTGGTTACCGGGTGCGGTTGCGCAAGCTCGACCCCTATCTCAATGTCGATCCGGGCACCATGAGCCCGACCCAGCACGGCGAGGTCTTCGTCACCGACGACGGCGCCGAGACCGATCTCGATCTCGGCCATTACGAGCGCTTCACCGGCCGCTCGGCGGTCCAGTCCGACAACATCACCACCGGCCGCATCTACAAGGACATCATCGACAAGGAACGCCGCGGCGACTATCTCGGCGCCACCGTCCAGGTCATTCCGCATGTCACCAATGAAATCAAGAACTTCGTGCTCGAGGGCAACGAGGATTATGATTTCGTGCTTTGCGAGATCGGCGGCACCGTCGGCGATATCGAGGCGATGCCCTTCATCGAGGCGATCCGCCAGCTTGGCAACGATCTGCCGCGCGGCAATGCTGTCTATGTGCACCTGACGCTGATGCCGTGGATTGCTGCCGCCGGAGAGCTCAAGACCAAGCCGACCCAGCATTCGGTCAAGGAACTGCAGGCCATGGGCATCGCGCCCGACATCCTGCTGGTCCGTGCCGACCGCGAGATCCCGCCGGAAGAGCGCCGCAAGCTGTCGCAGTTCTGCAATGTGCGGCCCTCCGCCGTCATCCAGGCGCTCGACGTGCCCTCGATCTATGATGTGCCGATCGCCTATCACAAGGAAGGCCTCGACACCGAGGTTCTGGCCGCCTTCGGCATCGACCCGGCGCCGGCGCCGCGCATGGGCGCCTGGGAAACCGTGTCCGAACGCATCCACAATCCCGAGGGCGAAGTCACCATCGCCATCGTCGGCAAATATACCGGCCTCAAGGACGCCTACAAATCGCTGATCGAGGCGCTCTATCACGGCGGCATCGCCAACCGGGTCAAGGTCAAGCTCGAATGGATCGAGAGCGAGATCTTCGAAAAGGAAGACCCGTCGCCCTGGCTCGAAAAGGTCAATGGCATCCTGGTGCCCGGCGGCTTTGGCGAACGCGGCGCCGAAGGCAAGATCGCCGCCGCCCGCTTTGCCCGCGAGCGCAAGGTCCCCTATTTCGGCATCTGCTACGGCATGCAGATGGCGGTGCTTGATGCGGCGCGCAACCTGGCCGGCATCGAGGACGCGATGTCGTCGGAGTTCGACCGCAAGAGCGGCACCCATGTCGTCGGCATCATGACCGAATGGCTCAAGGGCAACCAGCTTGAAAAGCGCGCCGCCAATGGCGATCTGGGCGGCACCATGCGGCTCGGCGCCTATCCGCACCCGCTGAAATCCGGCTCGCTGATTGCCGGCATCTACGGTTCCAACGAGGTCTCCGAGCGCCATCGTCACCGCTACGAGGTCAATATCGCCTTCCGGGAGCAGCTCGAGGCCGCCGGCCTGGTCTTCTCCGGCATCTCGCCCGACGGCTTGCTGCCCGAAACCATCGAATATCCCCAGGATGTCCATCCCTGGTTCATCGGCGTGCAGTATCACCCCGAGCTCAAGTCGAGGCCTCTGGAGCCGCATCCGCTGTTTGCAAGCTTCATCGAGGCTGCATTGGAGCAGTCGCGGCTGGTTTAG
- a CDS encoding YdeI/OmpD-associated family protein → MKRKLSGGLVHELPNDLVDALTDSTEVINRWENLTPIARNEFICWVEDAKQDKTRIRRIKRTVEELLEGQKRPCCWAGCIHRTDKKPGKWQQAVLIDKKSST, encoded by the coding sequence ATGAAAAGGAAGTTGTCAGGTGGTCTTGTCCACGAGTTGCCCAACGATCTGGTTGATGCACTGACGGACTCGACAGAAGTTATAAATCGCTGGGAAAACCTGACACCAATAGCCCGGAACGAATTCATCTGCTGGGTGGAGGACGCAAAACAGGACAAGACCCGGATACGGCGGATCAAACGTACTGTGGAAGAGCTTCTCGAAGGTCAAAAACGTCCATGCTGTTGGGCAGGCTGCATTCATCGCACCGACAAGAAACCCGGCAAGTGGCAGCAAGCCGTGTTGATCGACAAGAAATCCAGCACATAA